Genomic DNA from Halorussus rarus:
CGCTCCGGCACGGCCGCCTCGACAGCTCCGGCGTCACGAACGCCATCCTCATCAACGAGGAGGCGGTCGAGATCGAGGGGCTTCGGGTCGCTGGCCTGTCGGGTAACTACGCCCCGACCCAGTTCGAGCGCCCCCGTCCGAACCTCCAGGGCGAGCGCCGGCGCCACTTCGTCCGCGGGGACGTCGAGCGCCTCATGGACGTCGAGGACGTGGACGTGTTGCTGACCCACGAGGCGCCCCACGGCCTGCCGGTCGTCGAGTCCTACGAGGTGGGCTGCGACCACATCGACGACCTGCTGGAGGCGCTGTCCCCGGACCTCTGTCTGGTCGGCCACCACCACGAGCACGCCGAGACGACCTACGGCGACACACGGGTGGTGAGCCTGGCCGCGGTCGGCGAGCGCTACTACGAACTCGACCCCGCGACCCTCGACCTGACGTGGCACCCGACGCCGTCGTCGTGAGACCGCGTTCGGCTACCTCTCGGCGTTCCTTTTGTCTCATATTTGCTAGTTCAGCCAATAATTAACTGACCGGAGAGCGCGTCCGTAGCCGTGCAGTTTTCGGAGTGCCCGTCGGTAAACGCCAGCAGGGGGGAGACAGAGGATGACGCTGACTCGGACGATGGCGACGTTACTGGTGGTCGGAGCGCTGCTCGCCAGCGCGTCCGCCGCTTCGACCGCGGCGACGAACCGGACGGGACTGGTCACGAGCGACCAGTCGACGGTGGGAAGCAACGTCTTCGAGGCCACCGCTTCGACACCGGTACAGGCGAACGAGACGGCGAACGTCACCATCGTCAACCAGACGACGAGCGGCGACCGCGTGCGGATCGCGTCGGTAACGGTCCCGAACGGGGGATTCGTCGTCGTACACGACGCGAGGTTACTCCAGGGGAACGTCCTCGGGAGCATCGCCGGCGTTTCCGCGCATCTGGAACCCGGAACGCACGCCAACGTCACGGTCCCGGTTACCG
This window encodes:
- a CDS encoding metallophosphoesterase family protein; amino-acid sequence: MLVLGDAHADDPDNRRALFAAYRDADAEVALQLGDLLYYDLPIPTYFIGGNNEDFDVIDALRHGRLDSSGVTNAILINEEAVEIEGLRVAGLSGNYAPTQFERPRPNLQGERRRHFVRGDVERLMDVEDVDVLLTHEAPHGLPVVESYEVGCDHIDDLLEALSPDLCLVGHHHEHAETTYGDTRVVSLAAVGERYYELDPATLDLTWHPTPSS
- a CDS encoding DUF7282 domain-containing protein, translating into MTLTRTMATLLVVGALLASASAASTAATNRTGLVTSDQSTVGSNVFEATASTPVQANETANVTIVNQTTSGDRVRIASVTVPNGGFVVVHDARLLQGNVLGSIAGVSAHLEPGTHANVTVPVTAPLNRSQRVIAIAYRDSNGNGTFDYRSSEGSLDGPYRKNELVVSDDALVETANGTTAPAGTTADTGTKSTSTDD